Proteins found in one Streptococcus criceti HS-6 genomic segment:
- a CDS encoding bacteriocin immunity protein: MSKLKWFSGGKERRDNALDLLESIIIELKEIDGSESLQKFLLAYKEELEKQKAPIPTILSRFNIELSEVLRNSNIILNNKVREQLDSIRKLSYIRYGYY, encoded by the coding sequence ATGTCTAAATTAAAGTGGTTTTCTGGTGGAAAAGAAAGACGGGATAATGCATTGGACTTACTTGAGTCTATAATTATAGAACTAAAAGAGATAGACGGTAGTGAATCCTTACAAAAATTTTTATTAGCTTATAAGGAAGAGCTTGAAAAGCAAAAGGCACCGATCCCAACAATTCTTAGCCGTTTTAATATAGAGCTATCTGAGGTACTTAGGAATAGCAATATTATTCTAAACAATAAGGTGAGGGAGCAGTTAGATTCTATAAGAAAGTTGTCATATATAAGATATGGTTATTATTAA
- a CDS encoding Blp family class II bacteriocin: MKTQAIEKFDVMDVQELAAVEGGKTIYYGNGVYCNKTCWVDWGQTINSIATNSAMNWATQGNAGWHSGGVI; this comes from the coding sequence ATGAAAACACAAGCTATTGAAAAATTTGATGTAATGGATGTTCAAGAACTCGCTGCTGTTGAAGGTGGGAAAACAATTTATTATGGTAATGGAGTATACTGTAATAAGACATGTTGGGTTGATTGGGGACAAACAATTAATTCAATTGCAACTAACTCTGCCATGAATTGGGCAACTCAAGGTAATGCAGGCTGGCACTCTGGAGGTGTGATTTAG
- a CDS encoding response regulator transcription factor: MERAIRNIAEEENLDYELLVSGKPDQLMESIKGKGEQHIFFLDIDLNGEKKKGFEVARTIRARDSQALIVFVTTHSNFMPLTFKYQVSALDFIDKELPEEAFRQRLANILRHAQENLGKNLSEDSFLFENEQFRIQMPYSDIYFIEASSSPHKIILHGRKDYMEFYGSLAEVDKATDRFIRVHRSISLNPANVAKVDKIQRLAHFPNGETCVIAKTKMRALASTLKKLHRR, from the coding sequence ATTGAACGTGCCATTCGGAATATTGCCGAAGAAGAGAATTTAGATTATGAACTTTTAGTCTCTGGCAAACCCGACCAATTGATGGAAAGTATTAAAGGTAAAGGGGAGCAGCATATCTTCTTCTTAGATATTGATTTAAATGGCGAAAAAAAGAAGGGCTTTGAGGTGGCAAGAACTATTCGAGCTAGGGATAGTCAGGCTTTGATTGTTTTTGTCACTACCCATTCCAATTTTATGCCCCTGACTTTTAAGTATCAGGTTTCTGCCTTGGATTTTATCGATAAAGAATTGCCAGAAGAAGCATTTCGGCAGCGATTGGCTAATATTTTACGCCATGCACAGGAAAATCTTGGTAAGAATTTGTCAGAGGATTCCTTCCTTTTTGAAAATGAGCAGTTCCGTATCCAAATGCCTTACAGTGATATTTATTTTATTGAAGCTTCATCTAGTCCCCACAAGATTATTTTGCATGGTCGTAAGGATTATATGGAGTTTTATGGTAGTCTAGCTGAGGTTGATAAGGCAACGGATCGTTTTATTCGAGTCCATCGGTCTATCAGTCTCAATCCTGCCAATGTTGCTAAGGTCGATAAAATTCAGCGATTAGCTCATTTTCCCAATGGTGAAACCTGTGTCATTGCCAAAACTAAGATGCGAGCTTTAGCCAGCACTCTGAAGAAATTGCATAGGAGGTAG
- a CDS encoding phosphatase PAP2 family protein — translation MKDYAKFYNRLTAPLRGRPWAIKALRASNWILTKFMAVLYPFLLLDLLWQRQFYDLGLTILIPGLAFTGLSYFRMSLNLPRPYETWAISPLIHKASKGNSLPSRHVFSAAMVSLCLYQISSRVSVLCLVLSAILALCRVLGGVHYPRDVILGYLVGVLAGLLLLIFL, via the coding sequence ATAAAAGACTATGCTAAATTTTATAACCGTCTAACGGCTCCCTTACGAGGGCGTCCTTGGGCAATAAAAGCGTTGCGAGCAAGCAATTGGATTTTAACCAAGTTTATGGCTGTTTTATACCCCTTCTTATTGCTTGATTTGCTTTGGCAGAGACAGTTTTACGACTTAGGTTTAACCATCCTTATTCCAGGTCTGGCTTTTACAGGACTCAGTTACTTCCGGATGAGCCTTAATCTCCCACGGCCTTATGAGACTTGGGCAATAAGTCCTCTGATTCACAAGGCTTCCAAGGGCAACTCCTTGCCTAGTCGACATGTCTTTTCGGCAGCCATGGTAAGCCTTTGTCTCTACCAAATCAGTTCTCGCGTCAGTGTTCTTTGCCTAGTTTTATCAGCTATTCTAGCCCTCTGCCGAGTTCTAGGGGGAGTTCATTATCCCAGAGACGTCATTCTAGGCTATTTGGTTGGTGTCCTAGCTGGACTTTTACTTCTCATTTTTCTCTAA
- a CDS encoding efflux RND transporter periplasmic adaptor subunit translates to MTRTRKKKAMSKKKKWSLIGVSILGALVIAFMIVKAFLGGGAQTTQYKTAKANKGSLASATILSGKVKSVSEQYVYYEPSKGSNPTIPVHVGDQVSAGQALVQYDATAAQADYDSAVRALNKAAADIQNFKNANAAVAGTADYNSQLQALNDAYADAQSVVTKAQLALDSTTVLSNVSGTVVEVAESINPSSQTSQTLVHVASEGQLQIQGTLTEYDLANVKVGQEVTIKSKVYPDKEWTGTISYISNYPNEKSDSSSGDSQSGSSSGSSSSSGSTYKYKVDITSDIGDLKQGFSTSIEVKSDSEAILVPVKAVTTIGDRSYVWVYDKKSGKISKTQVTLGNADAKQQQIVAGLDEGKTVIANPSKDFKDGQKLSQSDMASSNKG, encoded by the coding sequence ATGACGCGTACACGGAAGAAAAAGGCCATGTCTAAAAAGAAGAAATGGTCTCTGATAGGGGTTTCCATTCTAGGAGCTCTGGTTATTGCTTTTATGATCGTTAAGGCCTTCTTGGGGGGCGGTGCTCAAACGACCCAATATAAAACAGCCAAGGCTAACAAGGGCAGTCTAGCTTCTGCAACTATTTTGTCTGGTAAAGTTAAGTCTGTATCTGAGCAATATGTCTATTACGAGCCAAGCAAGGGCAGTAATCCTACCATTCCGGTGCATGTAGGCGATCAAGTTTCTGCTGGTCAGGCTCTGGTTCAGTACGATGCAACAGCGGCTCAGGCTGACTATGATAGTGCTGTTCGTGCGCTTAACAAGGCCGCTGCTGATATTCAAAACTTTAAAAATGCTAATGCTGCTGTAGCTGGAACGGCAGACTATAACAGTCAGCTGCAGGCTCTCAATGATGCTTATGCGGATGCTCAGTCTGTGGTCACTAAAGCTCAGCTGGCTCTAGATTCAACAACAGTTCTCAGCAATGTTTCCGGAACGGTCGTTGAGGTAGCCGAAAGCATTAATCCTTCTAGCCAAACCAGCCAAACTTTGGTTCATGTGGCTAGTGAAGGTCAGTTACAGATCCAAGGTACCTTAACCGAATATGATTTGGCCAATGTCAAGGTTGGTCAGGAGGTTACCATTAAGTCCAAGGTTTATCCTGATAAGGAGTGGACTGGTACCATCAGCTATATTTCAAACTACCCAAATGAAAAGTCTGATTCGAGCAGCGGTGACAGTCAGTCAGGCTCTAGTTCAGGTTCATCGTCCTCTTCAGGTTCAACCTATAAGTATAAGGTCGATATTACCAGCGATATTGGTGATCTCAAGCAAGGTTTTTCAACATCGATTGAAGTTAAGAGTGACAGTGAAGCTATTTTAGTGCCTGTCAAAGCCGTGACGACAATTGGCGATCGGTCTTATGTTTGGGTTTACGATAAGAAATCTGGTAAGATTTCTAAAACTCAAGTAACGTTGGGTAATGCCGATGCTAAGCAACAGCAGATTGTTGCTGGTCTTGACGAAGGTAAAACAGTCATTGCTAATCCAAGCAAGGACTTCAAGGATGGACAAAAGTTGTCTCAATCAGATA
- a CDS encoding thioredoxin family protein, whose product MNRYKSLLLFSATALLLVGGTTYADEVSQNDDQGQVPAATAQADSQASQQATANQQSNQIETNQQEQLLTSSEETSQSQDSTAKQEEGTRSNNQETEGSANLSQQVTESTADVSTVADSDSQEGQEAPDISTEEYEANVAGLKQVTMADVYHMFDDPNGSYTLYLGRPTCIYCRKFSPVIKDFNSLSGGQVYYYNIDSTDFSSVAKEFLRSKIGVFVTPTVLHLEKGQIVSGQLGSGGTAQDLYNKVFKSTDTRPDTSQVVTPSQQSPTANEKAAEQTITDAIAKAADASSKTSHQSQTKEVVKSEKLDTNTLTKVINKVLTLFDKFLAKFGA is encoded by the coding sequence ATGAATCGTTATAAATCATTATTACTATTCTCAGCAACAGCTTTGCTATTAGTGGGAGGTACAACTTACGCTGATGAAGTGAGTCAAAATGATGACCAAGGGCAAGTACCTGCAGCTACTGCGCAAGCTGATAGCCAAGCTAGTCAACAAGCTACAGCTAATCAGCAGTCCAACCAAATTGAAACAAATCAACAGGAACAGCTGCTGACAAGTTCCGAAGAAACTTCACAATCACAGGATTCTACGGCTAAGCAGGAAGAAGGCACTCGTTCTAATAATCAAGAAACTGAAGGATCAGCTAATCTGAGTCAACAAGTTACGGAATCTACAGCTGATGTTAGTACTGTAGCAGATAGTGATAGTCAAGAAGGTCAGGAGGCCCCTGATATTTCAACGGAAGAATATGAGGCAAATGTTGCCGGCCTTAAACAGGTTACAATGGCAGACGTTTATCACATGTTTGATGACCCGAACGGCAGCTATACCCTCTATTTAGGCCGTCCAACCTGTATCTATTGTCGGAAATTCTCACCTGTCATCAAGGACTTTAATAGTCTTTCTGGCGGGCAAGTCTATTACTACAATATAGACAGCACGGATTTTAGCTCAGTTGCTAAGGAATTTCTAAGGAGTAAAATCGGCGTTTTTGTGACACCAACTGTACTCCATCTTGAAAAAGGACAAATCGTTTCTGGTCAGTTAGGCAGTGGCGGTACGGCTCAAGACTTGTATAACAAGGTATTTAAATCTACAGATACTAGGCCCGATACCTCTCAGGTGGTTACACCTAGCCAGCAGTCCCCAACAGCGAATGAGAAAGCAGCTGAACAAACAATTACCGATGCAATTGCGAAAGCGGCAGATGCCTCATCAAAAACCAGTCACCAATCGCAAACAAAAGAAGTGGTGAAATCAGAAAAGTTAGATACGAATACTTTAACGAAGGTTATCAATAAAGTTTTGACACTTTTTGATAAGTTCTTGGCTAAGTTTGGAGCCTAA
- a CDS encoding sensor histidine kinase, translated as MLSLLYINRTFQMFLWSVVELFIMQRSFKIRIPWAYQLAFLVLNSFPYVWLKDFYASNQFWELALISYLIFKFSDKVKDFSLRLFFIFYVKLGIDIIARFMMFVVIYPFFPQLTNNYFPVLSILIQTALSLLVNELILHYLRMDFLQINELIDDRSVKSSIIYYNIFFIAYFITLWLSYLITPANLGVTYRVNTSTLFMVFLLSFISALNYRVSMIYEKRLILQKENELKYITNYSHQIEELYGQIRSFRHDYSNILASLRYSADNEDLTSIRQTLDEISQESHEILDAQKFEMANLSNITDNALKSVLSSKLSRAIDLKLDVKVEIADPIGLPADFSTLDFVRLVSNLLDNAIEAADESEARQLSLSYFKHGGAFVFILVNSTQSTTENIADLFQLDVSTKGNDRGIGLAIVKQILANYPNAVLKTSSQNGLFTQQLEVEV; from the coding sequence ATGTTATCGTTATTGTATATCAATCGGACTTTTCAAATGTTTCTTTGGTCGGTTGTTGAGTTATTTATCATGCAGCGTTCTTTTAAGATTCGCATCCCTTGGGCTTACCAATTGGCTTTTCTTGTCTTAAATAGTTTTCCCTATGTCTGGTTAAAAGATTTTTATGCTAGCAATCAATTTTGGGAGTTGGCTTTAATTAGTTATCTCATCTTTAAGTTTAGCGATAAGGTTAAAGATTTCTCGTTAAGGCTTTTCTTTATATTTTATGTCAAACTAGGTATCGATATCATTGCTAGATTTATGATGTTTGTGGTCATCTACCCTTTTTTCCCTCAATTAACCAATAATTATTTTCCTGTGCTATCAATCCTGATTCAGACAGCCTTATCCCTTCTGGTCAATGAATTAATTCTTCATTATTTAAGAATGGATTTTTTGCAAATTAATGAGTTAATTGATGATCGGAGTGTTAAGTCTTCTATCATCTACTATAATATTTTCTTTATCGCTTATTTCATAACTTTATGGCTGAGCTATTTGATTACACCTGCTAATTTAGGTGTTACTTATCGTGTCAATACAAGCACCTTGTTTATGGTGTTTCTCTTGTCCTTTATTTCAGCACTTAATTACCGTGTTTCGATGATTTATGAGAAACGCTTGATACTTCAAAAGGAAAATGAACTCAAATATATTACTAACTACAGTCACCAGATTGAAGAACTTTACGGTCAGATTCGCTCCTTCCGCCATGACTACAGCAATATCCTAGCTAGTCTCCGATACAGCGCCGACAACGAGGATCTGACCAGTATTCGCCAGACCCTAGATGAGATTAGCCAGGAGTCGCATGAAATCCTTGATGCTCAGAAGTTTGAAATGGCCAACCTCTCCAATATTACCGATAATGCTCTTAAGAGTGTCCTGTCTTCCAAATTATCTAGAGCTATTGATTTAAAGCTGGATGTCAAGGTAGAGATTGCTGACCCAATAGGACTGCCGGCGGACTTTAGTACTCTTGACTTTGTCAGATTAGTATCGAATCTACTGGATAATGCTATCGAGGCCGCTGATGAGTCTGAAGCTAGACAGCTCTCCTTGTCTTATTTTAAACACGGTGGCGCTTTTGTTTTCATTCTGGTCAATAGTACCCAGTCAACTACAGAAAACATTGCTGATCTTTTTCAATTGGATGTCTCCACTAAGGGAAATGATAGGGGGATCGGCCTTGCTATTGTCAAGCAGATTTTGGCAAACTATCCTAATGCTGTCCTAAAAACCAGCAGTCAAAATGGTCTCTTCACTCAACAGCTAGAGGTAGAGGTGTGA